From Streptomyces sp. SCSIO 75703:
CGGTGTCGACCGCCAGGCCCTCGATCGCCTCCGTGCCGTCGAGCAGGCCCTCCAGCAGGTCCAGTTGCTCGGGCGTGCGGGCCGTCGCCGCGAACGCCCGCGCCCAGGCGAGCTGGTGGTCGCCGCCGGCCTCGGCGGCCCGCAGGTGGGCGAGGGTCGCCTCGGTCCAGCGGGTGAGCAGCGCCTCGCGGGTGGCGGGGTCGGCGTACTGGTCGACGGCGAGCTTCACCTGCCGGTGCAGCGACTGCACGACGCCGATGTCCGACTCCTTGCCGATGCCGGAGAGCACCAGCGCCAGGTAGTCCCGGGCGGGCAGCTCCGCGTCCCGGGTCATGTCCCAGGCCGACGCCCAGCACAGGGCGCGCGGCAGCGACTCGGCGAAGTCGCCGAGGTGCTCGGTGACGACCGCGAGGGAGTCCGGGTCCAGGCGGACCTTGGCGTACGACAGGTCGTCGTCGTTGAGCAGCAGCACCGCCGGGCGCGCCCGGCCGACGAACTGCGGGACGGCGGTCAGCTCGCCGTCCACGTCCAGCTCGACGCGGTCGCCGCGCACCAGGCGGCCGTCGGCGTCCAGGTCGTAGGCGCCGACGGCGATGCGGTGCGGGCGCAGCGTCGCCTCGCCCTGGGCGCCGGCCGGCAGCGCGGGGGCCTCCTGGCGGACCGCGAAGGAGGTGATGACGCCCTCGGCGTCGGTCTCGATCTCGGGACGCAGGACGTTGATGCCGGCCGTCTCCAGCCACGCCTTCGACCAGGCGGCCAGGTCCCGGCCGGAGGTCTCCTCCAGCGCGCCCAGCAGGTCCGGCAGACGGGTGTTGCCGTAGGCGTGCCGCTTGAAGTACGCCTGCACGCCGCGGAAGAAGGCGTCCTCGCCGACGTAGGCGACGAGCTGCTTGAGGACGCTGGCGCCCTTGGCGTACGTGATGCCGTCGAAGTTGACCAGCACGTCGTCCAGGTCGCGGATGTCCGCCATGATCGGGTGCGTGGAGGGGAGCTGGTCCTGCCGGTAGGCCCAGGTCTTCATCGAGTTGGCGAACGTCGTCCACGAGTGCGGCCACTTCGAGCCGGGCGCGGACGCCTGGCAGGCGGCCTCGGCGAAGGTGGCGAACGACTCGTTCAGCCACAGGTCGTTCCACCACTCCATGGTGACCAGGTCGCCGAACCACATGTGCGCCAGCTCGTGCAGGATGGTGGCGGCGCGCACCTCGTAGGCGGCGTCCGTCACCTTCGAGCGGAAGACGTACTGGTCCCGGATGGTGACCGCGCCCGCGTTCTCCATCGCGCCCGCGTTGAACTCGGGCACGAAGAGCTGGTCGTACTTCTCGAACGGGTACGGGTAGTCGAACTTCTCCTGGAACCAGTCGAAGCCCTGCCGGGTCACGTCGAAGATCGCCTCGGCGTCGAGGTGTTCGGCGA
This genomic window contains:
- the pepN gene encoding aminopeptidase N — protein: MPGTNLTREEARQRAKLLTVDSYEIDLDLTGAQDGGTFRSVTTVRFDVAEGGAESFADLVAPAVHEVTLNGDALDPAEVFRDSRIALPGLLEGRNVLRVVADCAYTNTGEGLHRFVDPVDDQAYLYTQFEVPDARRVFADFEQPDLKATFRFTVRAPEGWSVISNSPAPEPKDGVWEFEPTPRISTYITALIAGPYHSVHSVYEKDGRSVPLGIWCRPSLAEHLDAEAIFDVTRQGFDWFQEKFDYPYPFEKYDQLFVPEFNAGAMENAGAVTIRDQYVFRSKVTDAAYEVRAATILHELAHMWFGDLVTMEWWNDLWLNESFATFAEAACQASAPGSKWPHSWTTFANSMKTWAYRQDQLPSTHPIMADIRDLDDVLVNFDGITYAKGASVLKQLVAYVGEDAFFRGVQAYFKRHAYGNTRLPDLLGALEETSGRDLAAWSKAWLETAGINVLRPEIETDAEGVITSFAVRQEAPALPAGAQGEATLRPHRIAVGAYDLDADGRLVRGDRVELDVDGELTAVPQFVGRARPAVLLLNDDDLSYAKVRLDPDSLAVVTEHLGDFAESLPRALCWASAWDMTRDAELPARDYLALVLSGIGKESDIGVVQSLHRQVKLAVDQYADPATREALLTRWTEATLAHLRAAEAGGDHQLAWARAFAATARTPEQLDLLEGLLDGTEAIEGLAVDTELRWALVQRLAAVGRFDEAEIAGEYDRDRTAAGERHAATARAARPTEEAKADAWASVVESDTLPNAVQEAVIAGFVQTDQRELLAPYAQRYFEALAGVWESRSHEMAQQIAVGLYPAVQVSPETLERTDAWLASAGPNAALRRLVSESRAGVERALNAQAADAAAAR